CGAGGCTGTCGACGAACGCGTCGGTGACCTTCTGGACCAGTTCGCGCTTGAGTTCCGGGGTCCGCGGGCCTTGCAGGACGGTGACGATGGGCATCAGATTTCCCTTTCGTTGGTGGGTTCTGAGCCCATTCCAGCCCTCCCGGCCGTCGGGAACGAGACGCAGTTCCGATGTCCTCCCATCACTCGAACTGATCGGACGCCTTCCGGCAAGCCTCGAGCAGTACGGCGAGGTCGCCGCTGACCGTCGTACCGGCCGGGACCGCGAGGCTCGTGGTCAGCGCGAGCCGCGGGCT
This Kribbella sp. NBC_00482 DNA region includes the following protein-coding sequences:
- the dmpI gene encoding 4-oxalocrotonate tautomerase DmpI; the encoded protein is MSSSDGRTSELRLVPDGREGWNGLRTHQRKGNLMPIVTVLQGPRTPELKRELVQKVTDAFVDSLGVPAESVQVWIQETPPDSWAVGGTLTADK